ATTAATCATATACCATCTACATCAACTATATATAGGCTTATACACGCAAAAAAACTGCCAAAAACCAGTATGGAAAATTTGAGAAGAAAAGGAAGATTTAAAAGACCAGCAGAAAAAAGAGGAAAATTTAACGATAAAGGCAGAACTATTAAGAAAAGACCTAAAGAAATATACAAAAGGCAAGAGCTAGGTCACTGGGAAGCAGATACAGTAGAATCAGGCAGGTTCGATCATAAAAGAAAAAGTGGATACTGTTTCGTAACTTTAGCAGAAAGAAAATCTAGATACTATATAGCAATTCTAGTTGAAAATAGAAAATCAGAAAATGTAACACCTGCAATAATCAATGCACTAAAAGATTTTCCCAAAGAATTAGTGAAAACAATAACTTTTGATAGAGGTAAAGAATTTTCAGAATTTGAGAAAATAGAAAAAGAGTTAGGATGTAAAACTTATTTTTGTGACCCCTACTGTGCATGGCAAAAGGGTACAAATGAAAATAGTAATGGACTTTTAAGGGAGTTTTATCCTAAGGGTATGGATTTATCGGAAGTAAATATTAATGATTTAAATTATAACTTAAGTTTAATGAATAATAGACCTAGAAAATGTATACAATATAAAACACCTAAAGAAGAACTTTTTGGTTTCTTACCATAGGTGTTGCATTTGATTTGACAATTAGTCTTTGAAATACCATTGCAGTTCCTCTATCCTTAGGAGCAACATCGTTCATTTTTTTTCCATTAATAAATAAATCACCTTCAGATATATCTTCCAATCCAGCAATCATTCTGAGTGTTGTAGATTTTCCACAACCACTAGGCCCTACAAAAACTATGAACTCTTTATCTTCTATCTCTAAATTAAAGTCGGTAACCGCAGATTTTTTGCTATTTTCATATCTTTTGTAAATATTTCTTAGAGAAATTTTGCTCATTTAACCTCCTTATTATGTGTTTTTCACAATTTTATATTTGTTTTTGTTGTTTTATTTTTGCTTATCTTTGTTTCCTAATCTTATAATAATCTTTAGGTGTTAAAAAATATTAATGTATTCGTAAAATATACGTAAATAAGCTAAAATAAAAACATAAAAATTATTTTTAATATGCTATAATAAAAATGAGGTGAAAATTTTAAAATACTATGCTAAAAAATGATAGATTAAATAAAATATTACAAGATTTAAATAAACATGGTAGCATCACAGTCCAAAATTTATCGAAAAATTTTAATGTTACTCCTGAAACTATACGCCGTGATCTAGAAACATTAGAAAATGAAAATAAATTAAAAAGAGTCTATGGAGGTGCTATTTTAATTGACGAAAACATTCCAGAATTTGATTTGATTACAAGAAAAACAATCAACATTGAAAAAAAAATAAATTTAGCTACTATAACTACTGACTTTGTTAAAGAAGGTTCTATGATAGCTCTAGACGACAGTACGACAAATGTAGAAATATCTAAATCATTAATAAAACAATTTAACAATATCTCATGTATAACGAACTCTCTGTCAATAGCACAAATATTAGCTACTAATCCTTCTATCAAAATATTACTTGCTTCTGGAAGACTTAATAATAAAGATTTATTTACATACGGATTATCAGCAATAAATTTTATCAAAATGTACCATCCTGATATATTTTTTATGAGTGCAAGTGGTATAAATTTGAAACACGGAATTATGGATTATGGATTTGATCAATATGATATAAAAACTACAATGAAGCAGGTCTCCTCAAAAACATTTTGTGTAGCTGATAGTACAAAATTTGGAAATACAGCAACTATTAGAGTTTGTAATTTTAATGAAGTTGATGGAATTATTACCGACCAGAATTTAGATTCTCAAATTAAGGAGAATTTCTCGGAATTAGGAATAAATCTTTTTTATCCGGAAAATAATTAATATTAATTGAAGTTATATAAAAATAATCCCCGCTATAATAAATAAATTAAAGCGGGGTGGCAATGTGGATCATGTAATTTTGTATTCTATTTTACTTTCTTTTTTCTAGTTACTTTAAAATTAATCTCATAAATAAATCTATCGTCATCAATTGATATTTTACTTGTTCCTCCAAGCAATTCTATCAAATTCTTCGCAATGTACAAACCAAGTCCACTACCTTCAGAATGGCGTGACCTTTCCCCTCTTACAAATTGCCCCATCAATTCTTCTGCGCTCACTTCAATCTTATTCTTGGATACATTAGAAAATTTCAGAATAATATTGTCATCGACTACATCACATTCACCGTATACTTTTGTGTTAGGTTTTGAATACTTCACAATGTTACTAAAAATATTTTCGATTACACGAGATAACTTTGCACCATCTGTCATCATCAATACTGTTTTTCTTTTATCACTATATTCAAAATCCAGTCCCAACTTATTGAAATCAGAATCAAATTGACCGTAAACTTGCAATACTAATTCATTCAGCTCTACAACTTCCATTTCAATATCAATATTTCCTGTTCCAGTTTTAGAAGCATAAATCAAATCTATTACCATAGTTTTCAATCTTTTAGCGTTATATTCTAGAATTTCAATATATCTTTTCTTTTCGGCTTCATCTGTTTCATGATTCAGCAAATCCACGTAATTTATAATAGAAGTTAAAGGTGTTTTGATATCATGTGAAATATTTGTAATCAATTCAGTTTTCATTTTTTCTGAATTGATTTTATCTTGCATTGTACTAATAACCGAATCATGTAAATGGTTAATCAAATACACAGAGTCTTTGTAAATTTCGTCGTCAATAAACACATCAATGTCTTTTCCAGAATACATAGCCTCAACTTTTTTGTTAAGCAGTATTTTGCCAAGATTATTGATTAAAATTGATATGTAAATTTTCGCTAAAATTGCACCGATGAATATAATCCCAAACAAATTCCTATTTGTAACCATAATCGTTGCCATAGTATACATTAAAAAAATCAAAGTTAATAATGACTCAACATAAATATTGTAGTATTTTCCTTTGAAATTACTAATGAATTGATATATTAAAAATGCATTCTTTTTCTTTTTGTAAATAGTCCTTACTACCTTGACCATTGAATAGAAAAAAGCAAGCATCGCATATATCAACGTTATGGCAACTGAAAAATTATATACATTAATTATATTTTCAATAAAAAATGATACAGTGAATACAAGAATAAAACCAAAACTAAAATACAGTAGTAAATCTACCAATTGTTTTTCAACATAACCATCGATAGATCTAAAACTTTTCTTTATCCAGTTTATCATTAAATATCCTCTATCTTATATCCCATTCCATACACAGATTTAATCAAATCAGGTCTTCTAGGATTGATTTCAACTTTTTCTCTGAGTCTTGATATGTGGACTGAAACTATTTTTTTTACATCATAAGGAGGAGCTTCCCACACATTTTCATAAATTTCTTCTGATGTGAATACTATTCCCTTGTTTTTCAATAAAAGTAAAATTATTCCGTACTCATAAGGAGTTAACTTTATTTCTTCACCATCAATCAATACTTCTTTTTTGTCGTCGTTGATTGTCAATCTTCCTGCTGAGAACACATTACCATTTAAAGAATTGTCTTTGCTAAGTTCTAATCTTCTCAAACAAGATTTGATTCTAGCCAATAATTCTACAGCATCGAAAGGTTTCGTAATATAATCGTCAGCACCCAAATTCAATCCCATAACCTTATCATTCAGTTCGCTTTTTGCAGACAAAATTATGATTGGCGCGTTAGATACTTCTCTTATTTTTTGAGTTAGTTCTAATCCGTCCATTCCTTCCATCATTATATCTACCAAAAATAAATCTATTTTATTCTTTTCCATTAATTCTAATGCATCGTAACCATTATAAGCCTTCAACACATTGTAATTATCTGTTTTCAAATATATTTCTATGGCTTTTACTATGTCTTTTTCGTCGTCGACAACCATAATATTGTACATAAAAAATCACCTTCTTAACTTTTATTATACACTAAAAATCAGAAGGTGATTATTACAAAAATTTAACGATTCAATTTTGGAACCAAATATTGCCCAGTATATGAATTTTTCTTACTAATTAATTTTTCAGGAGTTCCTTGGAAGATAACTTGTCCTCCACCATTTCCTCCTTCAGGTCCCAAATCGATAATATAATCCGCGACCTTAATAACATCAAGATTGTGTTCAATAACAATAACGGTATTCCCTTGATCCACAAGTCTTTGCAAGACTTCAATTAATTTATCAATATCTGCTGAATGAAGACCCGTAGTTGGTTCATCCAAAATATATACAGTTTTTCCTGTACTTTTTTTAGATAATTCACTGGCAAGTTTTACTCTTTGCGCTTCTCCACCGGATAATTCAGTTGAAGATTGTCCTAATTTAATATATCCCAAACCTACATCTTGTAAAGTTTGCAATTTATTTTTAATTGGCGGAAAATTTCTAAAAAATTCTAACGCTTCATCAATTGTCATATCCAAAACATCGGCGATGTTTTTGCCTTTGTATTTTACTTGCAAAGTTTCTCTGTTATATCTTTTTCCTTTACAAACGTCACATGGAACATAAACGTCTGGTAAAAAGTGCATTTCTACCTTTATAGTTCCATCGCCCTTACAAGCTTCACACCTTCCACCCTTTACGTTAAATGAAAATCTTCCTTTTTGATATCCTCTCATGTTTGCTTCAGGAGTCGATGCAAACAAATCTCTTATCAAATCAAATACTTTTGTATAAGTCGCTGGATTACTTCGTGGCGTTCTACCAATCGGAGATTGATCTATTTGTACAACTTTATCCAAATTTTCAATTCCAGTGGCTGATTTGAATTTACCATTCTTCATCTTCGCATTATTCAAATCTCTGGCTAATTTCTTGTAGACAATTTCGTTGACCAATGAAGATTTGCCAGATCCTGAAACTCCTGTAACACAGTTGAAGCATGAAAGTGCAAATTTCGCATTTATATTCTTTAGGTTATTTTCTTTGCAACCTTTAAATTCTAAATATCCATTTGGTTTTCGTCTTTGTTCCGGAACAGGAATTGCCAATTCGCCAGACAAATACTTCCCTGTAATGGATCTTTTTTCTTTTATAATATCATCAATAGTTCCACAAGCTACGATTTCGCCTCCATGAACACCAGCCCCCGGTCCGATGTCAACAAGATAATCGCATTCTTTCATCGTATCTTCATCGTGTTCAACCACTACCAAAGTATTTCCAATATCCGTTAAGTTTCTAAGCGCTTTAATCAATTTATCATTGTCTCTTTGGTGAAGGCCAATTGAAGGCTCATCTAATACATAGACAACGCCGACCAATGCAGATCCAATTTGTGTTGCCAATCTAATTCTCTGAGATTCTCCACCAGATAAAGTAGAAGCAGATCTATCCAAAGTCAAATAATCAAGCCCAACATCATTCAAAAATTGAAGTCTACTTATAATTTCCTTCAATATTTCGTCTCCAATAAATTTCTTGGACTCTTCCAATTCCAAATCTTTGAACCATTGAAGAGAATCTTTTACAGGCATTTGGCAAATTTCGTAAATATTTTTTTCATTTATGCGAACTGACAAATACTCATCTTTTAATCTAGCTCCATGACAATAATCGCATTCAACGTCAGTCATATACTCACCAATTTTTTGATGCATAGAATCTGTCGTACTTCTATTGTATCTTTCTTCTAAGTTTTTCAAAACTCCTTCAAATTTACCGTTGAATTTTTTTCGTCCAGAAAAATGGCTATCAAAAATAAATGAGAGATTTTTCTTAGATCCATTTAAAATTTCATTTATCATTTTCTTTGGAGCTTCTTTTATTGGTTTGTCCAATGGAAAATCATAAGAATCAGCAATTGCCTTTATTATTTCAAAATAATATCCACCTGGTTTCGAAGATTGATAAGGATCTATTGCACCTTGTAAAATAGATAATTCTTTATTAGGAATGACCAAATCTTCATCAACCTTTTTATGAAAACCAAGTCCATTACAATGCGGACACATCCCAAATGGATTATTGAAAGAAAAATCTCTTGGCTCTAATTCTTGGTAAGAAATATGTCCATCTGGACAACTCATTGATGTACTGTAGGAAATTACATCTTTGCCAATAACATCAACTTTTACATTATTTTCAGATAATCTCAGAGCAGTTTCTATAGAATCTGTTAGCCTTGAATCAATTCCTTCTTTAATTATAATTCTGTCGACAATTACATCAATATCGTGTTTTTTGTTTTTATCAAGTTCTATTTCCTCAGCTAATTCAACTTGCTCACCATCTACAATTGCTCTTATGAAACCATCTTTTCTCAAATTTTGAAGAAGTTTTTTAAATTCACCCTTTTTGCCTTTTACTACAGGACTTAAAATTTGAATTCTGGAACGTTCCTCTAATTCTTTCACACTATCTACAATTTGGTCGACAGTTTGGCTAACAATTTCTTTCCCGCAAACAGGACAATAAGCAGTTCCAACTCTTGCGAAAAGTAGTCTAAAATAATCGTATATTTCTGTAACAGTTCCCACTGTTGAACGTGGGTTGTTGTTAGTTGTTTTTTGGTCTATAGATATCGAAGGCGACAATCCTTCAATGTATTCTACATCTGGTTTATCCATTTGCCCTAAAAATTGGCGTGCGTAAGAACTCAAAGATTCTACATATCTTCGTTGCCCTTCCGCATATATAGTGTCAAATGCCAAAGAAGATTTACCTGACCCACTCAATCCAGTAAACACGACCATTTTATTCCTAGGAATGGTAAGGTCCACATTTTTTAGATTATTCTCCTTAGCACCTTTTATAACAATTTTATCTTTGCTCATTTTGCTCCTTTAGTAAGTGTTTTTCAAATTCCTGATTTGATCTCTAAGTGTAGCAGCTCTCTCGAAATCCAATTCTTCTGCAGCTTTTAACATTTCTGTGTTCAAATTTTCAATAATAACTTCTATTTCGTCCTTTGAAAATTCCGTAACTTTATTAACATCATAACTTTCATTTTCTTCTGCCACGAAAGTATTTTGGATTCTTTTTCTAACAGATTTATTAATAGTAGTTGGAATAATGTTGTGTTCTTCGTTGTATTCTTTTTGTATTTCTCTACGCCTATTAGTTTCTGTGATAGCCACATCCATCGACCTAGTAATCGTATCACCGTACATAATAACGTGACCATTTGAGTTTCTAGCAGCTCTACCAATAGTTTGTATAAGAGAAGTCTCTGAACGTAGGAAACCTTCCTTATCAGCATCCAAAATCGCAATCAAAGAAACTTCTGGTAAATCCAATCCCTCTCTCAAAAGGTTGATACCAACAAGTACATCGTATTTTCCTTCTCTCAAATCTCTGATTATTTCCATTCTTTCAATCGTATCAATATCTGAATGCAAATATGTTACTTTTATATCCAAATCTTCAAGATATCGTGTCAAATCTTCACTCATTTTTTTAGTAAGAGTTGTGATCAGAACACGTTCACCTTTTTCAATAGTTTTATTGATTTCACTAACCAAATCGTCGATTTGTCCCTTTGTAGGACGAACTTCAATTTTTGGATCTAATAATCCTGTAGGTCTGATAATTTGTTCAACTACTTCATTAGTTTTTGCTTTTTCATATTTTCCTGGAGTTGCTGACACATAAATTACTTGATTCATCATCGATTCAAATTCATTAAATCTCAAAGGACGATTGTCCAATGCAGAAGGCAATCTGAAACCATAATCAACCAAGCTAGTTTTTCTGGACCTATCTCCCTCATACATTCCTCCGATTTGTGGAACAGTAACGTGTGATTCGTCAATCATTGTCACGAAATCTTTTGGGAAATAATCGATAAGAGTGTAAGGTCTGCTTCCAGGCTTTCTCTGGGACATATGTCTTGAATAGTTTTCTATTCCAGTACAAAATCCCATTTCTTTTAACATTTCTATATCGTATCTCGTTCTTTGCTCTAATCTTTGAGCTTCCAACAATTTATTGTGATCTTTAAAGTATTTTGATCTATCTTCTAATTCTTCTTCAATAGTTACGATAGCTTTTTCGACTTTTTTCTGAGTCGTTGCATAGTGACTTGCAGGATAAATGGCAACGTGATTTCTTTCTCCGACGATTTCTCCAGTCAAAGCATCAATTTCAGTAATTCTATCTATTTCGTCGCCAAAAAATTCTATCCTTACGCTTTTTTCTCCACTAGATGCTGGGAAAATATCCAAGCTATCTCCTCTTACTCTGAAAGTTCCTCTGGTGAAATTAATGTCATTTCTAACGTATTGAATGTCGATTAATTTTTTCATAACTTCAGTTCTATCTTTTTCCATTCCTGGACGCAAAGATATAACCAAATTTTCATAATCAATAGGATCACCCAAGCCGTAAATACAAGATACAGAAGAAACTATAATTACATCTCTTCTTTCGAATAAACTCATCGTAGCACTGTGGCGAAGCTTGTCTAATTCCTCATTGATACTTGAATCTTTTTCTATATAAGTGTCCGATTGAACAACGTATGCTTCTGGTTGATAATAATCGTAATACGAAACAAAAAATTCAACCGCATTTTCTGGGAAAAATTCCCTAAACTCACTAGCTAACTGATATGCCAAAGTTTTGTTGTGAGCTATAACCAAAGTCGGTCTTTGAACTTTTTGAATAATATTAGCCATAGTAAAAGTTTTACCTGAACCAGTAACTCCTTTTAAAATTTGATGATTTTTTCCATTTTCCAAACCATTTGCAAGTTTATCAATCGCTTGTGGTTGATCACCTGTTGGCTTGAATTTTGAATGTAATTTAAATTCCATAACTCACCCCTTGAACATATGTTTTACTTTAACATTATATATCATCTGTCTGTTTAATTCAATAAACAATAATTCGCATTGATTTTTAAAAAATTTCAAAAAATAAAAATCTTTCAATTAAAAAACTAGGCTCACAGAGCCTAGCCAAAATTTTTTTATAAATCTTCTTCATTTATTACTTTTTCATTGAAACCGTCTTTGTATTCATCGTTCTTTACAATATGTCTGTTGAATATTTTATCGATAGCTACAGAGATTGCAGTATCCCCAGAAATATTCGCAGCAGTTCCAAATGAATCTTGTGTCAAATAAAGTGTAATCAATAATGATGCAAGTTCACCTTCTGATGGAATTCCAACTACTGGCAAAAATGGCAAAGCACTCATAACTGCTCCACCCGGAGCTCCTGGTGCGGCAACCATAGCTATTCCAAGAATTGCCATATATCTTAACATTAGTAAGTAAGAATGATTCATTCCATACATTGTTAATATTGTAAAAGTACAAGCAGTAATTGTAATCATTGAACCTGGCATATGAACCGTAGCTCCCAGTGGAATTACAAAATCTCTGATACTTTTACTTACAGAGTTTTGTTTAGCACATTCCAAGTTGACTGGAATTGTTGCAACAGATGATTGCGTTCCTATAGCTGTCAAATATCCTTTGATTTGATTTTTGATAAGTTTTACAGGATTTTTCTTTGTGTAAATACCACTTATTACAAATAATACTGATACATATATTAAATGAAGTGCAATTACACATAAGAATATCTTCCAGAAAATTGAAAGCACTGCAAATACAGATCCTGTGAATGCCATTTTTGAAAAATTACCAAAAATAAAGAAAGGTAATAACGGTACAATTGCAGTCGATAATACTTTTGTTATTATGTCATTAAATTCTCCAACTAATCCATAACAAAATTCACCTTTGCCTTGTTTCCTTAACCATGAAATTGCAATTCCCATCATAAATGCAAAAATAATCGATGAAGTTACATCAAAAAATGGTTTGATTGGAACCTCAAAAAATGGATCCATTACTATTTTGGTTGAAGCTTGAATCTTAGAAACTTGATCTGGACTTATAAATGCTGGGAAAATATTTGAACTCATAACGTATGATAATGATCCACCAATTAATGTAGATGCATAAGCAATTACAACCGTTACTAATAATAATTTTCCAGCTCCCTCTCCAAGATCAGCAATTCCTTTTGTTACAAAAGCGATAATCATAAGTGGAATAACAAAGTTTAGAAATGCTCCGAACATTGATGAGAATGTTACAGCAGTTTTTACGAACCATTGAGGCATATACAAACCAGCTAAAGTACCTAATCCGATCGCGATTAATAATTTTGGTATTAATCCTAGTTTTTTCTTTTCAGTTTTACTCATTTTCTCCATCACTCCTTATTTTATATTTCTATGTAAAATGCATATTGCATTTTTAAGCCCAAATAATTTTACAATACTATTTGAAAAAGTGCAAGTATTTGATTAGATTTTTAACAAAATTATTTAAAGTTTTTTATATTCTTGGCGATATTTTATTTTGATGGAGTAAATCTAATTGTAAATGTCATAATAATTTATCTTGAAATTGTAAATAGCAAGTATTCTCAATAATAAAAATGAGACTCTCACTTAATGAGTCCCACATATATTAAATTTCGAACAATTCCATGTATCTTTCTTGAGAAGATTTTGTTTTCTTGTCTATACTAAAAATTTCCACATCCAATTGAGATAAAATCTTCAAAATTGATTTAATATTTTCATCTTTTAGAATAATCAAATTATTTTCGTATTCATATCCGTTATTCATCAAAGTTTTTCTGACAAATTCATCATTTGAAGTTGAAAGATTTAAATATTTCACAGATTCTAGTTTTTCTTCTAAGATTTTCTTATCCTTCAAAAACAAAATATCACGACTTATATCATCCAAATCATTCAACCCATGACTTGATATAATAATTCCTACATCGTGTTTAGCAATGTCTTTCAAGAAATTCTTCGTTTTAATAACACTGGTTGGATCCAAACCATTTAGCGGTTCA
This Finegoldia magna ATCC 53516 DNA region includes the following protein-coding sequences:
- a CDS encoding IS30 family transposase; translated protein: MSYNHLTIEERSCIYQFLNLGMSIRKIAQALKRSPGTISREIKRNSSKIKSSRGSYTKYFPIKANDKYRHRRKDCHRKTKFSKDVIEYLTIKINEHWSPEQISNRNTNSINHIPSTSTIYRLIHAKKLPKTSMENLRRKGRFKRPAEKRGKFNDKGRTIKKRPKEIYKRQELGHWEADTVESGRFDHKRKSGYCFVTLAERKSRYYIAILVENRKSENVTPAIINALKDFPKELVKTITFDRGKEFSEFEKIEKELGCKTYFCDPYCAWQKGTNENSNGLLREFYPKGMDLSEVNINDLNYNLSLMNNRPRKCIQYKTPKEELFGFLP
- a CDS encoding DeoR/GlpR family DNA-binding transcription regulator — protein: MLKNDRLNKILQDLNKHGSITVQNLSKNFNVTPETIRRDLETLENENKLKRVYGGAILIDENIPEFDLITRKTINIEKKINLATITTDFVKEGSMIALDDSTTNVEISKSLIKQFNNISCITNSLSIAQILATNPSIKILLASGRLNNKDLFTYGLSAINFIKMYHPDIFFMSASGINLKHGIMDYGFDQYDIKTTMKQVSSKTFCVADSTKFGNTATIRVCNFNEVDGIITDQNLDSQIKENFSELGINLFYPENN
- a CDS encoding sensor histidine kinase; the protein is MINWIKKSFRSIDGYVEKQLVDLLLYFSFGFILVFTVSFFIENIINVYNFSVAITLIYAMLAFFYSMVKVVRTIYKKKKNAFLIYQFISNFKGKYYNIYVESLLTLIFLMYTMATIMVTNRNLFGIIFIGAILAKIYISILINNLGKILLNKKVEAMYSGKDIDVFIDDEIYKDSVYLINHLHDSVISTMQDKINSEKMKTELITNISHDIKTPLTSIINYVDLLNHETDEAEKKRYIEILEYNAKRLKTMVIDLIYASKTGTGNIDIEMEVVELNELVLQVYGQFDSDFNKLGLDFEYSDKRKTVLMMTDGAKLSRVIENIFSNIVKYSKPNTKVYGECDVVDDNIILKFSNVSKNKIEVSAEELMGQFVRGERSRHSEGSGLGLYIAKNLIELLGGTSKISIDDDRFIYEINFKVTRKKKVK
- a CDS encoding response regulator transcription factor, giving the protein MYNIMVVDDEKDIVKAIEIYLKTDNYNVLKAYNGYDALELMEKNKIDLFLVDIMMEGMDGLELTQKIREVSNAPIIILSAKSELNDKVMGLNLGADDYITKPFDAVELLARIKSCLRRLELSKDNSLNGNVFSAGRLTINDDKKEVLIDGEEIKLTPYEYGIILLLLKNKGIVFTSEEIYENVWEAPPYDVKKIVSVHISRLREKVEINPRRPDLIKSVYGMGYKIEDI
- the uvrA gene encoding excinuclease ABC subunit UvrA; protein product: MSKDKIVIKGAKENNLKNVDLTIPRNKMVVFTGLSGSGKSSLAFDTIYAEGQRRYVESLSSYARQFLGQMDKPDVEYIEGLSPSISIDQKTTNNNPRSTVGTVTEIYDYFRLLFARVGTAYCPVCGKEIVSQTVDQIVDSVKELEERSRIQILSPVVKGKKGEFKKLLQNLRKDGFIRAIVDGEQVELAEEIELDKNKKHDIDVIVDRIIIKEGIDSRLTDSIETALRLSENNVKVDVIGKDVISYSTSMSCPDGHISYQELEPRDFSFNNPFGMCPHCNGLGFHKKVDEDLVIPNKELSILQGAIDPYQSSKPGGYYFEIIKAIADSYDFPLDKPIKEAPKKMINEILNGSKKNLSFIFDSHFSGRKKFNGKFEGVLKNLEERYNRSTTDSMHQKIGEYMTDVECDYCHGARLKDEYLSVRINEKNIYEICQMPVKDSLQWFKDLELEESKKFIGDEILKEIISRLQFLNDVGLDYLTLDRSASTLSGGESQRIRLATQIGSALVGVVYVLDEPSIGLHQRDNDKLIKALRNLTDIGNTLVVVEHDEDTMKECDYLVDIGPGAGVHGGEIVACGTIDDIIKEKRSITGKYLSGELAIPVPEQRRKPNGYLEFKGCKENNLKNINAKFALSCFNCVTGVSGSGKSSLVNEIVYKKLARDLNNAKMKNGKFKSATGIENLDKVVQIDQSPIGRTPRSNPATYTKVFDLIRDLFASTPEANMRGYQKGRFSFNVKGGRCEACKGDGTIKVEMHFLPDVYVPCDVCKGKRYNRETLQVKYKGKNIADVLDMTIDEALEFFRNFPPIKNKLQTLQDVGLGYIKLGQSSTELSGGEAQRVKLASELSKKSTGKTVYILDEPTTGLHSADIDKLIEVLQRLVDQGNTVIVIEHNLDVIKVADYIIDLGPEGGNGGGQVIFQGTPEKLISKKNSYTGQYLVPKLNR
- the uvrB gene encoding excinuclease ABC subunit UvrB, whose protein sequence is MEFKLHSKFKPTGDQPQAIDKLANGLENGKNHQILKGVTGSGKTFTMANIIQKVQRPTLVIAHNKTLAYQLASEFREFFPENAVEFFVSYYDYYQPEAYVVQSDTYIEKDSSINEELDKLRHSATMSLFERRDVIIVSSVSCIYGLGDPIDYENLVISLRPGMEKDRTEVMKKLIDIQYVRNDINFTRGTFRVRGDSLDIFPASSGEKSVRIEFFGDEIDRITEIDALTGEIVGERNHVAIYPASHYATTQKKVEKAIVTIEEELEDRSKYFKDHNKLLEAQRLEQRTRYDIEMLKEMGFCTGIENYSRHMSQRKPGSRPYTLIDYFPKDFVTMIDESHVTVPQIGGMYEGDRSRKTSLVDYGFRLPSALDNRPLRFNEFESMMNQVIYVSATPGKYEKAKTNEVVEQIIRPTGLLDPKIEVRPTKGQIDDLVSEINKTIEKGERVLITTLTKKMSEDLTRYLEDLDIKVTYLHSDIDTIERMEIIRDLREGKYDVLVGINLLREGLDLPEVSLIAILDADKEGFLRSETSLIQTIGRAARNSNGHVIMYGDTITRSMDVAITETNRRREIQKEYNEEHNIIPTTINKSVRKRIQNTFVAEENESYDVNKVTEFSKDEIEVIIENLNTEMLKAAEELDFERAATLRDQIRNLKNTY
- a CDS encoding dicarboxylate/amino acid:cation symporter — protein: MSKTEKKKLGLIPKLLIAIGLGTLAGLYMPQWFVKTAVTFSSMFGAFLNFVIPLMIIAFVTKGIADLGEGAGKLLLVTVVIAYASTLIGGSLSYVMSSNIFPAFISPDQVSKIQASTKIVMDPFFEVPIKPFFDVTSSIIFAFMMGIAISWLRKQGKGEFCYGLVGEFNDIITKVLSTAIVPLLPFFIFGNFSKMAFTGSVFAVLSIFWKIFLCVIALHLIYVSVLFVISGIYTKKNPVKLIKNQIKGYLTAIGTQSSVATIPVNLECAKQNSVSKSIRDFVIPLGATVHMPGSMITITACTFTILTMYGMNHSYLLMLRYMAILGIAMVAAPGAPGGAVMSALPFLPVVGIPSEGELASLLITLYLTQDSFGTAANISGDTAISVAIDKIFNRHIVKNDEYKDGFNEKVINEEDL